A section of the Chryseobacterium ginsenosidimutans genome encodes:
- a CDS encoding YegJ family protein, translating into MRKIIGICLLSLFITSCNDNKRKLEREGEPDVLYVENADNEMNSAIAKAKETFPEFEKAFQENNPNFENFTIKQKFETSDGGGEHIWIGDLKFKDGQYSGVVQNEPVDVKQIKLGDSIKVSLADISDWMYIDKKVVKGGYTVKVLRKQMSQEERSAMDGEGLIYE; encoded by the coding sequence ATGAGAAAAATAATAGGAATCTGTCTTTTATCATTATTCATAACGAGTTGTAATGATAATAAAAGAAAGTTAGAAAGAGAAGGAGAACCGGACGTTTTATATGTTGAAAATGCTGATAACGAGATGAACTCGGCTATTGCAAAAGCGAAAGAAACCTTTCCTGAGTTTGAAAAAGCATTTCAGGAAAACAATCCAAATTTTGAAAATTTCACCATTAAACAAAAATTTGAAACCTCCGATGGAGGAGGAGAGCACATCTGGATTGGTGATTTAAAGTTCAAAGACGGACAGTATTCTGGAGTTGTACAGAATGAACCGGTTGACGTAAAACAGATTAAATTGGGAGATTCTATTAAAGTTTCATTAGCAGATATAAGCGATTGGATGTATATTGACAAAAAAGTGGTAAAAGGTGGATATACGGTTAAAGTTTTACGAAAACAGATGTCTCAGGAAGAAAGAAGTGCAATGGATGGAGAAGGATTAATTTATGAATAA
- a CDS encoding DUF4129 domain-containing protein, with protein MNKILLFLLIFFSVECTYAQTENDPPPPIGEAYVDSLETGHYKNMYRADSVLSKNPVTENTVYPKKFKENIQSRYKGKEFDYTTVKPRMSFWEKLMKKIGELLDSIFGETVLTKSGDFAGVLLRLFAIVLVGFLVYFIIKYLIGKDGNFLFGKKNRKVHIKDEELHENIHEINFPESILKFEKSGDFRSAVRYQFLFILKKLSDKKLIIWNPEKTNKDYVAELKAPHLKDGFYDLSYIFDYVWYGEFNIDEESYLKFKNQYQSFKP; from the coding sequence ATGAATAAAATTCTGCTCTTTTTACTGATTTTTTTCTCTGTTGAGTGTACTTATGCTCAGACAGAAAACGATCCGCCACCGCCGATCGGAGAAGCGTATGTGGATTCTCTGGAAACCGGACATTACAAAAATATGTATCGCGCAGATTCTGTTTTGTCTAAAAATCCCGTGACGGAAAACACTGTTTATCCGAAAAAATTTAAAGAAAATATTCAGTCCAGATACAAAGGAAAAGAGTTCGATTATACAACTGTAAAGCCTAGAATGTCTTTCTGGGAAAAGCTGATGAAAAAAATCGGTGAACTCTTAGACAGTATTTTTGGAGAAACAGTTCTCACAAAATCAGGTGATTTTGCAGGAGTTTTGCTTCGTCTATTTGCAATTGTTCTGGTCGGTTTTCTTGTTTATTTTATCATTAAATATTTAATAGGAAAAGACGGTAATTTCTTATTTGGAAAGAAAAATAGAAAGGTTCATATCAAAGATGAAGAATTGCATGAAAATATTCATGAGATTAATTTCCCGGAAAGTATTTTGAAGTTTGAAAAATCAGGAGATTTCCGGTCTGCAGTTCGTTATCAGTTTTTATTTATCCTTAAAAAATTAAGCGATAAAAAACTGATTATCTGGAATCCTGAGAAAACCAATAAAGATTATGTGGCAGAATTGAAGGCTCCCCATTTGAAGGACGGTTTTTATGATCTTTCCTATATTTTCGACTATGTTTGGTATGGAGAATTTAATATTGATGAAGAGAGTTATTTGAAATTTAAAAACCAATATCAATCATTTAAACCGTAA
- a CDS encoding OsmC family protein yields MKITLNRINDDFLFECTNSQGNSILLDNTSQPGAKGVSPMESVLMAVAGCSGIDVVSILKKQRQEITDFKAEVEGERIPVDDAKPFKAIKVKFLLEGNIDPKKAQKAAQLSFEKYCSVSKTLEPNVEIGYEVYVNGEIAQA; encoded by the coding sequence ATGAAAATAACACTTAATAGAATCAACGACGACTTTTTATTTGAATGTACCAATTCTCAGGGGAATTCAATTCTTTTGGATAATACCTCTCAACCGGGAGCAAAAGGAGTTTCACCAATGGAAAGTGTCTTAATGGCTGTTGCGGGATGTAGCGGAATAGATGTAGTTTCTATTTTGAAAAAGCAAAGACAGGAAATTACGGATTTTAAAGCAGAAGTGGAAGGCGAAAGAATTCCTGTGGATGATGCAAAACCTTTTAAAGCAATTAAAGTTAAGTTTCTTTTAGAAGGTAATATTGATCCTAAAAAAGCTCAGAAAGCAGCTCAGCTCTCTTTTGAAAAGTATTGTTCTGTTTCTAAAACGTTGGAACCTAATGTAGAAATCGGTTATGAAGTTTATGTAAACGGAGAAATTGCTCAGGCTTAA
- a CDS encoding AAA family ATPase: MENLENQNIEDQSSINFDKKEDQFQSRIEMIELRASLEKVKSEIAKVIVGQENMVEHLLAALLSNGHVLIEGVPGVAKTITAKLLAKTIDVGFSRIQFTPDLMPSDILGTSIFNVKNSEFEFKKGPIFSNFILIDEINRSPAKTQAALFEVMEERQITMDGVRYIMEEPFLVVATQNPIEHEGTYRLPEAQLDRFLFKINVGYPNLEQEIAIIKNQHESKREDKTEVVNKVITAQQLKNYQQLVKEIIVEAQLMEYIAKIIVNTRENQFLYLGASPRASLALLTASKSFAALRGRDFVTPEDIKEASYAVLRHRVIVSPEREMEGLTADEIIRQILEGIEIPR, translated from the coding sequence ATGGAAAACCTTGAAAACCAAAATATAGAAGATCAAAGTTCTATAAATTTTGATAAAAAAGAAGATCAGTTTCAGTCGAGAATTGAGATGATAGAGCTTCGTGCAAGTTTAGAAAAAGTAAAGTCTGAAATTGCAAAAGTAATTGTCGGTCAGGAAAATATGGTTGAGCATCTTTTAGCTGCACTTTTATCAAACGGACACGTTTTGATCGAAGGTGTTCCGGGAGTTGCAAAAACAATTACGGCAAAATTACTGGCAAAAACGATTGATGTAGGATTTAGCAGAATTCAGTTTACACCGGATTTGATGCCTTCTGATATTTTGGGAACATCAATTTTTAATGTGAAAAATTCTGAATTTGAGTTTAAAAAAGGTCCTATTTTCTCTAATTTTATTTTAATTGATGAGATCAACAGATCGCCTGCAAAAACTCAGGCTGCTTTGTTTGAAGTAATGGAAGAAAGGCAGATTACAATGGACGGAGTTCGTTACATAATGGAAGAACCGTTTCTGGTTGTAGCAACTCAGAATCCGATCGAACATGAAGGAACATACAGGCTTCCGGAAGCTCAGCTTGACCGTTTTCTGTTTAAAATAAATGTGGGTTACCCGAATCTTGAACAGGAAATTGCGATTATTAAAAATCAGCACGAAAGTAAAAGAGAAGATAAAACTGAAGTTGTCAATAAAGTAATTACGGCTCAGCAATTGAAAAACTATCAACAATTGGTAAAAGAAATCATTGTTGAAGCTCAGCTGATGGAATATATTGCGAAGATCATTGTGAATACAAGAGAAAATCAGTTCTTATATTTAGGCGCTTCTCCAAGAGCAAGTTTGGCTTTATTAACAGCTTCAAAATCATTTGCAGCGTTGAGGGGGAGAGATTTTGTAACTCCGGAAGATATCAAAGAAGCAAGTTATGCAGTTTTAAGGCACAGGGTAATCGTATCGCCGGAAAGAGAAATGGAAGGTCTTACTGCAGACGAAATTATCAGACAGATTTTAGAAGGAATAGAGATTCCGAGGTAG
- a CDS encoding DUF58 domain-containing protein — MKNLYINTRFFFTLIGVGILYVFAFFFPFLMIVAHIFLVFCFLAAMVDYLFIFNQKDGILAQRILPEKLSNGDENPVKIDIKNNYSFKINVKVIDEIPFQFQKRDFMIEKQIESGKNSFFQYILEPKERGEYNFGNLNVYVSSPLGFVSKRCNFQKDANLPAYPSFIHLRKYELMAIQSEFLLGGIKKIRKLGHTMEFEQIKEYVPGDDIRTINWKATSKTNRLMVNQFQDEKSQRIFMLIDTGRTMKMPFKGLSLLDYSINATMALSHIILKKGDRAGMMTFSRKTENKIAAENKSGQLKKISEALYNIKTDFFESDFNRLYQDVKYSLNQRSLILLFTNFETLDGLNRQLKYLRGIAKNHLLVVVFFKNAELQTLIHKNPESMQEIYDEIIAEKFEFEKKLIIQELRKYGIYTVYTLPENLNIDVINKYLEIKARGIL, encoded by the coding sequence ATGAAGAACTTATACATCAATACGCGCTTTTTCTTTACGCTCATCGGAGTGGGAATTTTGTATGTCTTTGCATTTTTCTTCCCGTTTCTGATGATTGTGGCGCATATTTTTCTGGTGTTTTGTTTCTTGGCTGCAATGGTTGATTATCTTTTTATTTTTAATCAGAAAGATGGAATTTTAGCGCAGAGGATTTTACCCGAAAAATTGTCAAACGGAGATGAAAATCCCGTTAAAATCGATATTAAAAACAATTACAGTTTTAAAATCAATGTTAAAGTTATCGATGAAATTCCGTTTCAGTTCCAGAAAAGAGATTTTATGATAGAAAAACAGATTGAATCAGGAAAGAACAGTTTTTTTCAATATATTTTAGAACCGAAAGAAAGAGGAGAATATAATTTTGGAAATTTAAATGTTTATGTTTCATCGCCTTTGGGGTTTGTTTCGAAAAGATGTAATTTTCAGAAGGATGCCAATTTACCGGCTTATCCCTCATTTATCCATTTAAGGAAATATGAATTGATGGCTATTCAGAGCGAATTTTTGCTGGGTGGAATTAAAAAAATAAGAAAGCTGGGACATACGATGGAATTTGAGCAGATCAAAGAATATGTTCCCGGAGACGATATCAGAACGATCAACTGGAAAGCCACTTCAAAGACAAATCGTTTAATGGTCAACCAGTTTCAGGATGAAAAGTCACAGCGGATCTTTATGCTGATCGATACAGGAAGAACCATGAAAATGCCTTTCAAAGGACTAAGCTTGCTGGATTATTCGATTAATGCAACAATGGCTTTATCGCATATTATTTTAAAGAAAGGTGACAGAGCAGGAATGATGACTTTCTCAAGAAAAACGGAAAATAAAATTGCTGCTGAAAACAAATCGGGGCAATTGAAGAAAATTTCCGAAGCACTTTACAATATCAAAACAGATTTTTTTGAAAGTGATTTTAATAGGCTTTATCAAGACGTAAAATATTCTTTAAACCAAAGAAGTTTAATATTGTTATTCACCAATTTTGAAACACTTGACGGATTGAACCGGCAATTAAAATATCTTCGGGGAATTGCCAAAAACCATTTATTAGTGGTAGTTTTCTTTAAAAATGCAGAATTGCAGACTTTAATTCATAAAAATCCGGAAAGTATGCAGGAAATCTATGATGAAATTATTGCTGAAAAATTTGAGTTTGAAAAGAAATTAATCATTCAGGAACTTCGCAAATACGGAATTTATACGGTTTATACGTTGCCGGAGAATTTAAATATCGACGTTATCAATAAATATCTGGAGATAAAAGCGAGAGGTATTTTGTAA
- a CDS encoding DUF4350 domain-containing protein — MNKTFKIYAVIFIIVMVILALFEVNKTESTDWRKNFKTTQKSPFGLFVFNNEIKDLFKNKVKRIDQTPYDYYNQNKKKPHNILVIEHEVDGESWNKILDQVSSGSDAMLIISEIPKEISDSIGYYDSQISFEDENVLKLTDTKYLNDFIKLDKFPSGRGFTYIKPNVEVLGKTVEKNNSDQANFIKAKFGKGNIYVHCEPLFITNYYLLQRGNVRYTQDIFSYLDNKETLWFVESNSKASQFFLRFILSNPALKYAWWVLLGGLVLFIFFNAKRKQRIVPIIEPLKNTSVDFVKSIGNLYLQEGDFHDMMAKKAQYFLNKVRMDLLIDTQNLDEEFAKKLHLKTGKPTEMINEAIDLIKKGQDPYAHVMKEDLAKMNKLLDGII, encoded by the coding sequence ATGAATAAAACTTTCAAAATATATGCTGTAATTTTCATCATTGTAATGGTGATTTTGGCGTTGTTTGAAGTGAATAAAACAGAAAGTACGGATTGGCGGAAAAATTTCAAAACTACCCAGAAATCACCTTTCGGATTGTTTGTTTTTAATAACGAAATTAAAGATCTTTTTAAAAATAAGGTTAAAAGAATCGATCAGACTCCTTACGATTATTACAATCAGAATAAGAAAAAACCGCATAATATTTTAGTCATCGAACATGAAGTTGATGGTGAATCCTGGAACAAAATCTTAGATCAGGTTTCCAGCGGTTCTGATGCGATGTTGATCATAAGTGAGATTCCGAAAGAGATTTCCGACAGTATCGGTTATTATGATTCTCAGATTTCTTTTGAGGATGAAAATGTTTTAAAATTAACCGATACAAAATACCTGAACGACTTTATTAAATTAGATAAATTCCCATCAGGAAGAGGTTTTACATACATCAAACCAAATGTAGAAGTTCTTGGGAAAACCGTTGAAAAGAATAATTCTGATCAGGCAAATTTTATCAAAGCCAAATTCGGAAAAGGAAATATTTATGTTCATTGTGAACCGCTTTTTATTACCAATTATTACCTCTTACAACGTGGAAATGTAAGATACACACAGGATATTTTTTCATATCTTGATAATAAAGAAACGTTGTGGTTTGTAGAAAGCAATTCCAAAGCATCTCAGTTCTTCCTAAGGTTTATTCTTTCAAATCCTGCCTTAAAATATGCCTGGTGGGTTCTTTTGGGCGGCTTAGTTTTGTTTATTTTCTTTAATGCAAAAAGAAAACAGCGTATTGTTCCAATCATTGAACCGTTGAAAAATACGTCGGTAGATTTTGTGAAAAGTATCGGAAACTTGTATTTGCAGGAAGGAGATTTTCATGATATGATGGCGAAAAAAGCCCAATATTTCCTGAATAAAGTAAGAATGGATCTTTTAATTGATACTCAGAATTTGGATGAAGAATTCGCAAAAAAACTTCATCTGAAAACCGGAAAACCAACGGAAATGATTAATGAAGCAATTGATTTAATCAAAAAAGGACAAGATCCTTATGCCCACGTAATGAAAGAAGATCTGGCAAAAATGAATAAATTGCTTGATGGAATAATTTAA
- a CDS encoding T9SS type A sorting domain-containing protein — protein MKGKLLPLASLVLATMLSTHLTAQEYQPMPVQTGFNADVIANGVGPSAASTNNDVDGVSYAFIARDFQLTAASTPLTYGFPTNGIINSAVGSTSGLSYQMAPYSGNNSLRLQNTNDNGTLLFSTPIQAVSLYMMATGGSGDCTVDVDINFTDNTSQTITGIDITDWYYGSNYAIQGIGRINITNDNLESGNGTNPRLYQIPLAIDASNQSKSVKSVTVTKTGAGGIPNIFAFAADAYSACGSPTNITYTSTMTSATLSWTAPATAPSSGYQYYYSTTPTAPTATTTPSGSVQAGTTSVTIGSLTTGQTYYFWVRSNCGGSQGFWKMKEFTTGQVAATYTLGDINTEFNNSGVTTSTTTNCPGSISINVPNGYKIKSTSVSYNMTTASNGWMSEQRTLLVCSTNGTTEAAVSSGSGSTGGTYSYNRTGLTLANDLTGTVNFDLRAWRVYGGTDCSVDYNKVDNNTFTVTVTLQPIILATGEVNAKEKERIAYPNPFIDTLHIEKAENVKKAVITDLSGVVIKTVENPSSELFLGGLKSGMYMLTLTMKDGSVKSTKTIKR, from the coding sequence ATGAAAGGAAAACTACTACCTTTGGCAAGTTTGGTACTCGCAACCATGCTTAGCACTCACTTAACAGCTCAGGAATATCAGCCAATGCCAGTACAAACTGGATTTAATGCTGATGTTATAGCTAATGGAGTCGGTCCTTCAGCAGCATCAACCAATAATGATGTTGACGGCGTGAGTTATGCATTTATTGCACGAGATTTCCAATTAACAGCAGCAAGCACTCCGCTTACTTATGGATTTCCCACTAACGGAATCATTAATTCTGCTGTAGGTTCAACTTCGGGGTTATCTTATCAGATGGCACCTTACAGTGGAAACAATTCATTGAGGCTGCAAAATACAAATGACAACGGTACTCTATTGTTTTCAACACCTATCCAGGCTGTTAGTTTATATATGATGGCAACAGGGGGAAGTGGAGACTGTACTGTAGATGTTGACATAAATTTTACGGATAACACTTCACAGACAATTACAGGAATCGACATTACAGACTGGTATTATGGAAGCAATTATGCTATTCAGGGAATCGGAAGAATTAATATTACGAATGATAATTTAGAATCAGGAAACGGAACAAACCCTAGATTATATCAAATTCCTTTAGCAATCGACGCTTCTAATCAATCCAAAAGCGTAAAAAGTGTAACGGTAACTAAAACCGGAGCAGGAGGAATTCCAAATATCTTTGCTTTCGCAGCCGATGCATACAGTGCTTGCGGATCTCCGACAAACATTACCTACACTTCAACCATGACCAGTGCTACATTAAGCTGGACGGCACCTGCAACTGCACCGTCATCAGGTTATCAATATTATTACAGCACTACACCTACTGCTCCAACAGCTACTACAACACCTTCAGGAAGCGTTCAGGCTGGTACAACAAGTGTAACAATTGGTAGCTTAACAACAGGACAGACTTACTATTTCTGGGTAAGATCAAACTGTGGCGGTTCACAAGGTTTCTGGAAAATGAAGGAATTCACAACAGGACAGGTTGCTGCTACATACACTCTTGGAGACATCAATACAGAATTTAACAACTCTGGAGTAACTACATCAACTACTACAAACTGTCCGGGAAGTATTTCTATAAATGTCCCTAACGGATACAAAATCAAATCTACAAGTGTTTCCTACAATATGACAACAGCGAGTAACGGCTGGATGAGTGAGCAAAGAACTTTATTGGTATGCTCTACCAACGGAACAACTGAAGCAGCAGTTTCTTCAGGATCAGGATCAACAGGAGGAACGTATTCTTATAACAGAACGGGTCTTACTTTGGCAAATGATCTTACCGGAACTGTAAACTTTGACCTTAGAGCATGGAGAGTTTACGGAGGAACCGATTGCAGTGTTGATTACAATAAAGTTGACAACAATACATTTACAGTAACAGTAACCCTTCAGCCAATCATTTTGGCAACAGGTGAAGTAAATGCAAAAGAGAAAGAAAGAATTGCTTATCCGAATCCATTTATTGATACTTTACATATCGAAAAAGCAGAAAATGTGAAGAAAGCAGTTATAACAGATCTTTCGGGAGTTGTAATAAAAACAGTAGAAAACCCATCTTCTGAACTATTCTTAGGGGGGCTGAAATCCGGAATGTATATGTTAACTTTAACGATGAAAGACGGTTCTGTGAAAAGCACGAAAACGATTAAGAGATAA